One Natrinema halophilum genomic window carries:
- a CDS encoding tRNA (cytidine(56)-2'-O)-methyltransferase, translated as MHEDSEVAVLRLGHRPGRDDRMTTHVGLTARALGADRVLFPDNAGQSLETVADITDRFGGPFAAELTDSPLGDIRDWEGRVVHLTMYGERVQDVEADIRAAHESAGDALLLVVGSEKVSFDVYEEADWNVGVTNQPHSEVAGLAVFLDRLFEGRELEQEWVDADRRVTPMETGKRVESVDDEE; from the coding sequence ATGCACGAGGATAGCGAGGTCGCCGTTCTCCGACTCGGCCACCGCCCCGGTCGGGACGATCGGATGACGACCCACGTCGGGTTGACCGCTCGAGCGCTGGGTGCCGACCGCGTTCTCTTTCCCGACAACGCCGGCCAGTCGCTCGAGACGGTCGCGGACATCACCGACCGGTTCGGCGGCCCCTTCGCGGCCGAGCTCACCGACTCCCCGCTCGGCGACATCCGCGATTGGGAGGGCCGAGTCGTCCACCTCACGATGTACGGCGAGCGCGTCCAGGACGTCGAAGCGGACATCCGGGCGGCCCACGAATCCGCGGGCGACGCACTCTTGCTCGTCGTCGGCTCGGAAAAAGTGTCGTTCGACGTCTACGAAGAAGCCGACTGGAACGTCGGCGTCACCAACCAGCCCCACTCAGAAGTGGCCGGTCTCGCCGTTTTCCTCGACCGGCTATTCGAGGGTCGGGAACTCGAGCAAGAATGGGTTGACGCTGATCGGCGCGTGACCCCGATGGAAACGGGCAAGCGCGTCGAGTCGGTAGACGACGAAGAATAG
- a CDS encoding class I adenylate-forming enzyme family protein, with protein MNLEAVELSARDGNVAKLFDQTAAHHGGAQAMEHHGRRWTHEEVRDWTAAFAGGLHDLGLEPGDRMLLFLPNCPQYLIASIGAFKAGVVISPVNPQYKRREVAYQLEDTDASAIVTHPALRPIVDQATEDAGMEPDVITIRSEDWDRDPDDQAFEELRGESTLVERDGNDVALLPYTSGTTGDPKGVQLTHDNTRAQLLWPLTASNVDVEPDDVRSLTWLPLYHITGFTHTALQPLVGGGRLYFRSALEWDAAECMQLIEDEEITHFVGVTTMYADMVDADDFGEYDLSSLESASEGGAKLSTAVQERFEETAGVDISEGYGLTETHGATHTQMGSTFGLEHGTIGQPLRMTDCKIVDDSGEEVPSGDEGELLVRGPQVMKGYHELPEATDAAFTETGYFRTGDIARRNGNNYYEIVDRKKHVIVTAGYNVYPSELENLLLDHDAVADAAVVGVPDERRNEVPKAFVVPASDIEPGADVTAEDIKEFCLDEVAGYKHPREIEFIDELPRTTSGKVQKYKLEDAG; from the coding sequence ATGAATCTGGAAGCGGTCGAACTCTCTGCGCGAGACGGAAACGTCGCGAAGCTCTTCGATCAGACGGCAGCCCACCACGGTGGCGCGCAAGCGATGGAACACCACGGCCGGCGGTGGACGCACGAGGAGGTACGCGACTGGACCGCTGCGTTCGCCGGCGGCCTGCACGATCTCGGCCTCGAGCCGGGCGATCGGATGCTCCTTTTTCTGCCGAACTGTCCGCAGTACCTGATCGCTTCGATCGGCGCGTTCAAAGCAGGGGTCGTGATCTCTCCAGTCAATCCACAGTACAAGCGTCGCGAAGTGGCGTATCAGCTCGAGGATACGGACGCGAGCGCGATCGTCACCCATCCGGCGCTTCGTCCGATCGTCGATCAGGCGACCGAAGACGCCGGAATGGAACCCGACGTGATCACCATACGGAGTGAGGATTGGGATCGCGACCCGGACGATCAGGCGTTCGAGGAACTTCGCGGCGAATCGACGCTGGTCGAGCGCGACGGCAACGACGTGGCCCTGCTGCCGTACACCTCCGGAACGACCGGCGATCCGAAAGGCGTCCAGCTTACCCACGACAACACGCGAGCGCAGTTGCTGTGGCCCCTGACCGCATCTAACGTCGACGTCGAACCCGACGACGTTCGCAGCCTCACCTGGCTCCCGCTGTATCACATCACCGGCTTTACCCACACCGCCCTCCAGCCGCTCGTCGGTGGCGGGCGGCTCTACTTTCGCAGCGCGCTCGAGTGGGACGCCGCGGAGTGTATGCAACTCATCGAGGACGAAGAGATCACCCACTTCGTCGGCGTAACGACGATGTACGCGGACATGGTCGACGCCGACGACTTCGGCGAATACGACCTCAGCAGCCTCGAGTCTGCCTCCGAAGGCGGCGCGAAGCTTTCGACCGCGGTTCAGGAACGGTTCGAAGAAACCGCTGGCGTCGACATCTCGGAGGGGTACGGGCTAACCGAAACCCACGGTGCAACCCACACCCAGATGGGGTCGACGTTCGGCCTGGAACACGGCACGATCGGCCAGCCGCTCCGGATGACCGACTGCAAAATCGTCGACGATTCGGGTGAGGAAGTCCCATCGGGCGACGAAGGAGAACTCCTCGTTCGTGGGCCACAGGTGATGAAAGGCTACCACGAGCTGCCCGAAGCGACCGACGCCGCCTTCACCGAAACCGGCTACTTCCGAACTGGCGACATCGCCCGACGCAACGGAAATAATTACTACGAGATCGTCGACCGAAAGAAGCACGTCATCGTCACCGCCGGCTACAACGTCTACCCCAGCGAACTCGAGAACCTCCTGCTCGATCACGACGCCGTCGCGGACGCCGCCGTCGTCGGGGTTCCCGACGAGCGCCGAAACGAGGTACCAAAGGCCTTCGTCGTCCCTGCATCCGATATCGAGCCCGGCGCGGACGTTACGGCCGAAGATATCAAAGAATTCTGTCTCGATGAAGTCGCTGGCTACAAACACCCACGCGAGATCGAATTCATCGACGAGCTCCCACGGACGACGTCCGGAAAGGTACAGAAGTACAAACTCGAAGACGCGGGCTGA
- a CDS encoding bacterio-opsin activator domain-containing protein: MSLEEPEASVLTRQEFETFLDAAGTYREALVLRLCGDVGLRPAELTRLTIDDIEQVRIDPPRYLVRVPDDDAGRDRTAYLPTRVERELRRYARSNDLTRDDRIFTVTARRLQMLVSDVAERASELIGDPNLADVSTSDLRQYFAHTALIEHDVNPRVVKTAGGWQSFEALEPYLPEPSDAEIVDAFDAVERPSGPRSGIPQSGPAVSDDSVVRLLLAASDRYGLVRLDEDGYVERWNRSAAAMFGYRAGEIVGTHVSAFYPDDAVEKSEPERTLSTALEESGMETDGWRVHKDGSLFRATEVVSPLRDDRGRHRGFAVFVRDVTAAHDELEAARERRAELAELYAVARCHRDVTHALLESTDHEEVETTTCAALADGRAYDFAWIDRATVADHRREWRASGGIEPDVVEQVVPDKWREDESSVGDDLRPSDPVGTEDRSVIVADDVTATIDGESFEGAVARVSLAYGDTVYGTLSVATERQAAFEDDERGWLETIGHQIGYAIAAIRRRNLLLSDRVTELEVTCRDDRSFLVDASGQFDCRFELDSLVPIGESTRLYYVRLEGASPADVFVLAEADPGIEDCRLVETHEDGWRVEFIVDGSCPVVTLSEYGVTVHGAVFEGGAATITGDCAADADLRTIVDGLRAAFPDSKLVGKREVERTVQTAREFREGLEDRLTDRQEAALRAAYFGGYYDWPRESTAEEVADAMGVSSPTLHNHLRKGQHELLRTFFDEPDR; this comes from the coding sequence ATGAGTCTCGAGGAGCCCGAGGCGTCGGTGCTGACGCGACAGGAGTTCGAAACGTTCCTCGATGCCGCCGGGACCTACCGCGAGGCGCTGGTGCTTCGTCTCTGTGGTGACGTGGGGCTCCGACCGGCAGAGCTGACGCGACTCACGATCGACGACATCGAACAGGTGCGGATCGATCCGCCCCGATATCTGGTGCGGGTGCCGGACGATGATGCCGGGCGCGACCGAACCGCGTACCTTCCGACTCGCGTCGAACGCGAGCTGCGGCGGTACGCCCGCAGTAACGACCTCACGCGCGACGATCGGATTTTCACCGTTACGGCCCGCCGGCTCCAGATGCTCGTCTCGGACGTCGCCGAACGCGCGAGCGAACTGATCGGAGATCCGAACCTTGCGGACGTCTCTACGAGCGACCTCCGACAGTATTTCGCCCACACGGCCCTGATCGAACACGACGTCAACCCCCGTGTTGTCAAGACGGCGGGCGGCTGGCAGAGTTTCGAAGCTCTCGAGCCCTATCTGCCGGAACCGTCGGACGCCGAGATAGTCGACGCGTTCGACGCCGTCGAGCGGCCGTCCGGCCCCCGATCTGGTATCCCACAGTCCGGTCCCGCGGTGAGTGACGACAGCGTCGTCCGACTGTTGCTCGCCGCGAGCGACCGGTACGGGCTGGTTCGTCTCGACGAGGACGGCTACGTCGAACGCTGGAACCGTAGCGCGGCCGCAATGTTCGGCTACAGAGCCGGAGAGATCGTCGGGACGCACGTTTCGGCTTTTTATCCCGACGACGCCGTCGAGAAGAGTGAACCCGAACGGACCCTCTCGACGGCTCTCGAGGAGTCAGGCATGGAAACCGACGGCTGGCGCGTCCACAAGGACGGTTCGCTGTTTCGCGCGACCGAAGTCGTCTCGCCGCTTCGAGACGACCGGGGACGCCACAGGGGCTTTGCCGTCTTCGTGCGCGACGTCACGGCCGCCCACGACGAACTCGAGGCTGCGCGCGAGCGCCGTGCCGAACTCGCAGAACTGTACGCGGTCGCTCGGTGCCATCGAGACGTCACCCACGCGCTGCTCGAGTCGACCGATCACGAGGAAGTCGAGACGACGACGTGTGCGGCGCTCGCCGACGGTCGTGCCTACGACTTCGCCTGGATCGACCGGGCGACAGTGGCGGACCACCGTCGAGAATGGCGCGCGTCAGGCGGGATCGAGCCGGACGTGGTCGAGCAGGTCGTACCCGACAAATGGCGCGAGGACGAATCGTCCGTCGGCGATGACCTGCGGCCGTCTGATCCCGTCGGCACAGAAGACCGATCGGTCATCGTTGCGGACGACGTCACGGCGACGATCGACGGCGAGTCGTTCGAGGGAGCCGTCGCACGGGTATCCCTGGCCTACGGCGATACCGTTTACGGGACGCTTTCGGTCGCGACCGAGCGTCAGGCTGCGTTCGAAGACGACGAGCGAGGCTGGCTCGAGACGATCGGCCACCAGATCGGCTACGCGATCGCCGCCATTCGTCGGCGAAACCTTCTGTTATCGGATCGGGTGACCGAACTCGAGGTTACGTGTCGCGACGACCGATCGTTCCTCGTCGACGCCTCGGGGCAATTCGACTGCCGATTCGAGCTCGATTCGCTGGTCCCGATCGGGGAATCGACGCGGCTCTATTACGTTCGCCTCGAGGGGGCATCGCCGGCGGACGTCTTCGTACTCGCCGAGGCCGATCCGGGGATCGAGGACTGCCGTCTCGTCGAGACGCACGAGGACGGCTGGCGCGTCGAGTTCATCGTCGATGGCTCCTGTCCGGTCGTCACCTTGAGCGAGTACGGCGTTACCGTTCACGGAGCGGTTTTCGAGGGTGGGGCGGCGACGATCACCGGTGACTGCGCGGCCGACGCAGATCTCCGAACGATCGTCGATGGCCTCCGCGCAGCGTTTCCCGACTCGAAACTGGTCGGGAAACGCGAAGTCGAACGAACCGTCCAGACGGCTCGCGAGTTCCGGGAGGGCCTCGAAGATCGGCTGACGGATCGTCAGGAGGCGGCGCTCCGGGCGGCCTACTTCGGAGGGTACTACGATTGGCCCCGTGAAAGCACCGCCGAGGAAGTTGCCGACGCGATGGGCGTTTCCTCGCCGACGTTGCACAACCACCTGCGGAAAGGCCAGCACGAATTGCTTCGGACGTTCTTCGACGAACCGGACAGGTAA
- a CDS encoding universal stress protein, producing MYDQILVPTDGSDTAEAAVEHALDLAEQYGATVHALYVVDTDSMSLSLGGEQLDRIEQGRYGEMEEVRERADRATGYVADRARDRGLETVEHVSAGKPHSLIANYIDDQDVDLVVMGSHGRSGIRRALLGSVTERTLRSTHVPVLVVDVEDTD from the coding sequence ATGTACGACCAGATACTCGTTCCCACGGACGGCAGCGATACGGCCGAAGCGGCCGTCGAACACGCGCTCGATCTCGCCGAGCAGTACGGGGCGACCGTACACGCCCTGTACGTCGTCGACACCGATTCGATGAGCCTCAGCCTCGGCGGCGAACAACTCGACCGCATCGAACAGGGCCGGTACGGCGAGATGGAGGAGGTCCGCGAGCGGGCCGATCGAGCGACCGGCTACGTCGCCGACCGCGCTCGAGACCGCGGCCTCGAGACCGTCGAGCACGTTTCGGCGGGGAAACCGCACTCGCTGATCGCGAATTACATCGACGATCAGGACGTCGACCTCGTCGTCATGGGGTCGCACGGTCGCTCGGGGATCAGACGAGCATTGCTCGGCAGCGTCACCGAACGGACGCTTCGATCGACGCACGTTCCGGTCCTCGTCGTCGACGTCGAGGATACCGACTAG
- a CDS encoding helix-turn-helix domain-containing protein, with the protein MIRAQFRIRLPDGVWVREVSEAFPDASFKLLAGYRLEGKAIELGEIVADEADACVDAMRAHPAIARFELLESAGRRALGKYEVSDTNLYEFVDTSSLPIEFPIVARNGWFTFDLTGTREELERLQTVLETADVAYELQSVITTTETESLLTDRQREVLEAAIREGYFEVPRECTLADLADTVDVDKSTASTILRRGQATVLKWFLSGPEAKGRRVR; encoded by the coding sequence ATGATCCGCGCGCAGTTTCGTATCCGTCTGCCGGACGGCGTGTGGGTGAGGGAGGTTTCGGAGGCGTTTCCCGATGCGAGCTTCAAACTCCTGGCCGGCTATCGGTTGGAGGGGAAAGCGATCGAACTCGGCGAAATCGTCGCCGACGAAGCCGACGCCTGCGTCGACGCGATGCGCGCTCATCCGGCGATCGCCCGTTTCGAATTGCTCGAATCGGCCGGCAGACGCGCGCTCGGCAAGTACGAGGTGTCAGATACGAACCTGTACGAGTTCGTCGATACCTCGTCGCTCCCCATCGAGTTCCCAATCGTCGCCCGGAACGGCTGGTTTACATTCGACCTGACCGGAACGCGCGAGGAACTCGAGCGCCTCCAGACGGTACTGGAGACGGCGGACGTCGCGTACGAACTGCAGTCGGTGATCACCACGACGGAGACGGAATCGCTGTTGACCGATCGCCAGCGGGAGGTCCTCGAAGCCGCCATACGCGAGGGCTACTTCGAAGTTCCGCGGGAGTGTACGCTCGCGGACCTCGCCGACACAGTCGACGTCGACAAGTCGACCGCGAGTACGATTCTCCGTCGCGGGCAGGCGACGGTGCTCAAATGGTTTCTGTCAGGCCCGGAAGCGAAGGGGAGACGCGTGCGATAA
- the acs gene encoding acetate--CoA ligase — MSQDDASLEARLEEQEAFEPPESFVEQANITDPGIYDEFEENWPASWERAADLLSWEEAYDTVLEDGDAPFYEWFTGGKLNASYNCLDRHVEDGAGDSTAIEWEGELGETRTYSYAELLDEVEDFAATLRDLGVEEDDVVTLYMPMIPELPIAMLACARIGAPHSVVFAGFSADALATRMNSAESEYLVTCDGYYRRGDALDHLSKTNEGLEGVDHGVSDVVVVDRLGDDGEHDLTDNQHDYDDLVADHEGSSVEPVSRDAEDMLFLMYTSGTTGQPKGVKHTTGGYLAYTAWTSHAVLDIEAEDTYWCSADIGWITGHSYIVYGPMALGTTTVMYEGTPDYPDKDRLWEIVEKNEVDIFYTAPTAIRAFMKWGSEYPDKHDLSSLRLLGTVGEPINPRAWKWYYKHIGDEECPIVDTWWQTETGGMMITTLPGINIMKPGSAGPPLPGIDARVVDAQGEEVDAGQAGYVTVDNPWPGMLRTLYNNDERFIDEYWQEYSDEEADEWVYFPEDGAKIDDDGYITILGRVDDVINVSGHRLGTMEIESAVVGVEGIAEAAVVGGEHEVKGEAVYVYAISEDGYEPNDDLEERVIDGVLDSIGPIAKPEEVIFTPELPKTRSGKIMRRLLEDIASGNDLGNTSTLRNPDVVDDIAEQVSSD; from the coding sequence ATGTCACAGGATGATGCCAGTCTCGAGGCGCGACTCGAAGAACAGGAGGCCTTCGAGCCTCCGGAGTCGTTCGTCGAGCAAGCAAACATCACGGATCCGGGGATCTACGACGAGTTCGAGGAGAACTGGCCGGCGAGTTGGGAACGTGCTGCCGACCTTCTCTCGTGGGAGGAAGCGTACGATACCGTCCTCGAGGACGGAGATGCCCCCTTCTACGAGTGGTTTACCGGCGGCAAACTCAACGCGTCGTACAACTGTCTCGATCGTCACGTAGAAGACGGAGCCGGCGACAGCACGGCGATCGAGTGGGAGGGCGAACTCGGGGAAACGCGCACCTACAGCTACGCGGAATTGCTGGACGAAGTCGAAGATTTCGCCGCGACGCTGCGTGACCTGGGCGTCGAAGAGGACGACGTCGTCACGCTGTACATGCCGATGATACCGGAGCTGCCGATCGCGATGCTCGCCTGCGCTCGCATCGGGGCGCCTCACAGCGTCGTCTTCGCCGGCTTCTCGGCCGATGCGCTCGCGACCCGCATGAACTCGGCCGAAAGCGAGTATCTGGTCACCTGTGACGGGTACTATCGACGGGGCGACGCGCTGGATCATCTCTCGAAGACGAACGAGGGCCTCGAGGGAGTCGATCACGGAGTATCGGACGTCGTCGTCGTCGATCGGCTGGGCGACGACGGAGAGCACGACCTCACGGACAACCAGCACGATTACGACGACCTGGTGGCCGACCACGAGGGCTCGTCGGTCGAGCCCGTTTCGCGGGACGCCGAGGATATGCTGTTCCTGATGTACACGTCGGGGACGACCGGTCAACCGAAGGGTGTAAAGCACACGACCGGTGGGTATCTGGCGTACACCGCGTGGACGAGCCACGCCGTCCTCGACATCGAGGCCGAGGACACCTACTGGTGTTCGGCCGACATCGGCTGGATCACCGGCCACTCGTACATCGTGTACGGACCGATGGCGCTCGGAACGACGACCGTGATGTACGAAGGGACGCCCGACTATCCCGACAAAGACCGACTGTGGGAAATCGTCGAGAAAAACGAGGTCGACATCTTCTACACGGCACCGACGGCCATCCGCGCGTTCATGAAGTGGGGATCGGAGTACCCCGACAAGCACGACCTCTCGAGTCTGCGCTTGCTCGGCACCGTCGGCGAACCGATCAATCCGCGCGCGTGGAAGTGGTACTACAAACACATCGGCGACGAAGAGTGCCCGATCGTCGACACCTGGTGGCAGACCGAGACCGGTGGCATGATGATCACGACGCTGCCGGGGATCAATATCATGAAGCCCGGTTCAGCCGGTCCACCGCTGCCGGGGATCGACGCCCGGGTCGTCGACGCACAGGGTGAGGAAGTCGACGCCGGCCAGGCAGGGTACGTCACGGTCGACAATCCCTGGCCCGGCATGCTCCGGACGCTGTACAACAACGACGAGCGGTTCATAGACGAGTACTGGCAGGAGTACTCCGACGAGGAGGCCGACGAGTGGGTCTACTTCCCCGAAGACGGTGCGAAGATCGACGACGACGGCTACATCACCATCCTCGGACGGGTCGACGACGTGATAAACGTCTCCGGCCACCGCCTCGGAACGATGGAGATCGAATCGGCGGTCGTTGGCGTCGAAGGTATTGCCGAAGCCGCGGTCGTCGGTGGCGAACACGAGGTGAAAGGCGAAGCCGTCTACGTCTATGCTATTTCCGAAGACGGCTACGAGCCGAACGACGATCTCGAAGAGCGTGTCATCGACGGCGTCCTCGACTCCATCGGGCCGATCGCCAAACCCGAGGAAGTGATATTCACGCCCGAGCTCCCCAAGACCCGCTCGGGCAAGATCATGCGCCGCCTGCTCGAGGATATCGCGAGCGGGAACGACCTCGGTAACACGTCGACGCTGCGCAACCCCGACGTCGTCGACGATATTGCAGAGCAGGTATCGAGCGACTGA
- a CDS encoding DUF4212 domain-containing protein, giving the protein MPDNNNHDSTAERAATDGGVAGKPGQAHRNTDYLNAEVNLLKPSTLFMRDHLRVVWTGFAIWFVIVFGPVTLTRFAPGVMTSQVPGFGFPLHYFLVAIGAPTGALILSFWYARKRDALDRKYGIEHSTTEETGRGGEAAVTDGGHQTGGGDDE; this is encoded by the coding sequence ATGCCAGACAATAACAACCATGATTCGACTGCCGAACGAGCCGCAACTGACGGTGGCGTTGCCGGAAAACCCGGCCAGGCCCACCGAAACACCGACTATCTCAACGCGGAGGTAAACCTGCTGAAGCCGAGTACGCTGTTCATGCGCGACCATCTCCGCGTGGTCTGGACCGGCTTCGCGATCTGGTTCGTCATCGTCTTCGGTCCGGTGACGCTGACGCGATTCGCACCCGGCGTCATGACGAGCCAGGTTCCGGGATTCGGCTTTCCGCTGCACTATTTCCTCGTCGCAATCGGTGCGCCGACCGGCGCACTGATCCTCTCGTTTTGGTACGCACGGAAGCGAGATGCGCTCGACCGGAAGTACGGTATCGAGCACTCGACCACCGAGGAAACCGGCCGCGGTGGCGAAGCTGCGGTGACCGACGGCGGGCACCAGACTGGAGGAGGTGACGACGAATGA
- a CDS encoding cupin domain-containing protein yields the protein MEKVNESTVDWKAYDREETVFRRKELSSAVDASDLGCSLYELPAGMRSWPYHYHTANEEAIYVLEGDGQLKTADGLESLTAGDFVTLPADESGGHRIINDGDEPLRYLMMSTMNEPDVTIYPEMNKFGVYVGSPPGGRDERTFEGYYRIDDETEYWDE from the coding sequence ATGGAAAAGGTAAACGAGTCGACCGTCGACTGGAAAGCGTACGACCGCGAGGAAACTGTCTTCCGGCGAAAGGAACTTTCGAGCGCCGTCGATGCCTCGGACCTCGGTTGCAGCCTGTACGAACTCCCGGCGGGAATGCGGTCGTGGCCGTACCACTATCACACGGCAAACGAGGAGGCGATCTACGTACTGGAAGGTGACGGACAGCTGAAAACTGCTGACGGCCTCGAGTCGCTGACGGCCGGCGACTTCGTGACCCTGCCGGCAGACGAAAGCGGCGGTCATCGGATCATCAACGACGGCGACGAGCCGCTCCGGTATCTGATGATGTCGACGATGAACGAGCCGGACGTCACCATCTATCCCGAGATGAACAAGTTCGGCGTCTACGTCGGCTCACCCCCGGGTGGTCGCGACGAACGGACGTTCGAGGGATACTACCGGATCGACGACGAGACGGAATACTGGGACGAGTAA
- a CDS encoding DUF4188 domain-containing protein produces MTERDDATEDVIERRVTAERDEEFVVFHIGMRINAFWKVHRWLPLLLLAPRLVRELLGDTESGLLESRTVVGPGIRNVAFVQYWESFDALRAYAHDGDRLHVPAWQKYYENGTKEDPAVGIWHETYLVDADGYETVYNNMPAQGLAACDGTEVVPATDGRETAADRLERAGEADTSVDAVSDTEQ; encoded by the coding sequence ATGACGGAACGGGACGACGCTACTGAGGACGTGATCGAACGGAGAGTCACCGCCGAACGCGACGAGGAGTTCGTCGTCTTCCACATCGGAATGCGAATTAACGCGTTCTGGAAGGTTCATCGATGGCTCCCGCTGCTGTTGCTCGCTCCTCGGCTGGTTCGTGAGTTGCTCGGTGATACGGAATCCGGCCTCCTCGAGAGTCGAACGGTGGTGGGCCCCGGCATCAGGAACGTCGCCTTCGTCCAGTACTGGGAATCGTTCGATGCCCTCCGGGCGTATGCCCACGACGGCGACCGGTTACACGTCCCCGCCTGGCAGAAGTACTACGAGAACGGAACCAAAGAGGACCCCGCCGTCGGCATCTGGCACGAAACCTATCTCGTGGACGCCGACGGATACGAGACCGTGTACAATAATATGCCAGCACAGGGACTCGCGGCGTGTGACGGGACGGAGGTGGTGCCGGCGACGGACGGTCGAGAGACCGCGGCCGACCGACTGGAACGCGCTGGCGAGGCAGATACGTCCGTCGACGCGGTATCCGACACCGAACAATAA
- a CDS encoding VC_2705 family sodium/solute symporter — MTGAASVVLQSGLLPEGLNVSFKIGPAILVLSMLLLFLAIGFVFRVADTEDMWVAGRSIGNVENGMAIGANWMSAASYLGMAALIALSGFYGLAFVVGWTTGYFILLIFLAAQLRRFGKYTAPDFVGDRFNSDAARAIAAVTTFLIGFVYSIGQARGMGLVGLYIFGDIGLPGLSGYQSMVVFMMAITVGYLTISGMLGATKNMAVQYVILITAFIVGLYVVGFTQGYSTVLPQLEYGALISQLGNEFSEPFTSGSYYLWIATCFSLIVGTCGLPHVLVRFYTVESERTARWSTVWGLFFICLLYWSAPAFAAFGTDLFSENVGAVYGDPGMSSAAGDVIVVLAAQLAELPQWFVGLVAAGGIAAAIATVAGLFIAGSSAISHDIYTNIINPDATQRQQVLVGRLSIVALGVLTTVAALNPAAPIAALVSYAFSLAGSVLFPMFFLGMWWENTNRQGALAGMLTGLTIWTIPMINEVMPTYTGAEGPYVPVLAQWVPAIGSALIAVPVVFAVTIVVSMATDEPDMETKKIVRQCHSPEPMTRQQTAEDVVTDGGETPSGD; from the coding sequence ATGACCGGGGCTGCAAGCGTCGTCTTGCAGAGCGGGCTCCTCCCGGAGGGACTGAACGTTTCGTTCAAGATCGGCCCAGCCATCCTGGTCCTTTCGATGTTGCTCCTGTTCCTCGCGATCGGTTTCGTCTTCCGCGTTGCCGATACCGAGGACATGTGGGTCGCCGGCCGATCCATCGGAAACGTCGAGAACGGAATGGCGATCGGCGCAAACTGGATGTCCGCCGCATCCTACCTCGGGATGGCGGCGCTGATCGCACTGTCTGGCTTCTATGGCCTGGCGTTCGTCGTCGGTTGGACGACGGGCTATTTCATTTTGTTAATCTTTCTGGCCGCACAGCTACGCCGGTTCGGGAAGTACACCGCACCGGATTTCGTCGGCGACCGCTTCAATTCTGACGCTGCACGTGCGATCGCCGCGGTTACCACCTTCCTCATCGGGTTCGTCTACTCGATCGGACAGGCTCGAGGCATGGGTCTGGTCGGCCTCTACATCTTCGGCGACATCGGGCTACCCGGGTTATCCGGCTACCAGTCGATGGTCGTGTTCATGATGGCAATCACGGTCGGGTACCTCACTATCTCGGGGATGCTGGGCGCGACGAAGAACATGGCCGTCCAGTACGTCATCCTCATCACCGCGTTCATCGTCGGCCTCTACGTCGTCGGCTTCACGCAGGGGTACTCGACGGTGCTTCCGCAACTCGAGTACGGAGCGCTGATCAGCCAACTCGGCAACGAGTTCAGCGAACCCTTCACGAGCGGGAGCTACTATCTGTGGATCGCGACGTGTTTCTCGTTGATCGTCGGCACGTGCGGACTCCCGCACGTGCTGGTTCGGTTCTACACGGTCGAGAGCGAGCGGACCGCCCGTTGGTCGACGGTCTGGGGGCTGTTCTTCATCTGCCTGCTGTACTGGAGCGCCCCCGCGTTCGCCGCGTTCGGCACCGATCTCTTTTCGGAGAACGTCGGTGCGGTCTACGGCGATCCCGGGATGAGCAGCGCCGCCGGTGACGTCATCGTCGTCCTCGCGGCGCAGTTGGCGGAACTTCCACAGTGGTTCGTCGGCCTCGTCGCCGCTGGCGGTATCGCCGCGGCGATCGCGACGGTCGCCGGGCTGTTCATCGCCGGTTCGTCGGCGATATCTCACGACATCTACACGAATATCATCAACCCCGACGCGACCCAGCGCCAGCAGGTGCTGGTCGGGCGTCTGAGCATCGTCGCACTGGGCGTGCTGACGACGGTGGCCGCGCTCAACCCGGCGGCACCCATCGCTGCGCTGGTGTCCTATGCGTTCTCGCTTGCCGGTTCCGTGCTCTTCCCGATGTTCTTCCTCGGAATGTGGTGGGAAAACACCAATCGGCAGGGCGCGCTCGCCGGCATGCTCACCGGACTGACCATCTGGACGATTCCGATGATAAACGAAGTGATGCCGACGTACACTGGTGCCGAAGGCCCGTACGTTCCGGTGCTCGCCCAATGGGTACCCGCGATCGGCTCCGCACTAATCGCGGTCCCGGTCGTGTTCGCCGTCACTATCGTCGTGTCGATGGCGACCGACGAGCCGGATATGGAGACGAAAAAGATCGTCCGCCAGTGTCACAGCCCCGAACCCATGACTCGCCAGCAAACCGCCGAAGACGTCGTCACCGACGGGGGCGAGACCCCTTCGGGAGACTAA